TCCAAGCGGCTACCGAGCGCGGCAGACGCCCCGCCGGGTAGGCTCGGAAATGCAACACGGGGAGGCACGTCGCCGCACCTCCCCGCGCCCGGGTCTCGCCGTGGCTTGCCGTTACTTCGGCGGCTCCGGCGGCTTGGTCTCGTCCTGCACGCAGGAGCTCAGGTCGAAGAACATGTACTCGAGCGCGGTCTGCTGCTTGTTGAGCGCAGCACACGCCCCCGGGAAGTTGCTTCCGCCCGAGCTAATCCCGGCGCTGTGCACGTCCGAGAAGACGAAGCGGCCGCACTGATCGGCGACAGGAAGCCCGACCGGAGTGTTGAACGAGTAGTACTTGCCGGTCGCCCCCGCTCCGATCCACACCTGGGCAGGCGAGCCACTGACGAGCCCGCGTTGGCTGCTCGTGACATCGCTGAGGTCGATTCGACCTGGCGACGACGACGCACCAACCTCGACGAGCCAGTCGGCGAGCGCCTGACCCTTCGGGAAGCTCGTGTTCACCGCGTAGGGGTTCGACCCGCCGCCTCCTGTCGAGAAGTCGAGGATCGAGCTGCCCCAGGCCGAGTTGTTCTTCATCCACGTGTAGTGGAAGTGCGTCGCGAACACGCGCCCACCCGCGTTCGCGAAATTGCGCATCGTCTGGAGATCGCCCTTGGTCTGGTTGTTCTCGCTGCACTCGCACGAGAGCATCGCGATGTCGTACTGCCCCATGCGCGAGATGTTCGACCAGAGGTCGGTCGCGGCCGGCGTGGCTCGCCCATTCACCTGAGCGCCGCCGCCCGAGCCCTGGAACAGGTGGACGTGCTTCGACGGCCCGCTGTAGCCCGCCTCGAACTCGTCGTTGTCGATGCCGATGCCCGCGAGCAGGCACTCGAGCGCGTCGCAGCCGCCGGTGGTGAGCGCGATCTGGGGCATGTCACCCTCGCGGCCGTTCCGCGGGAGGCGCGTGTCCTTCGCGTCGAGCTTGTTCTCTTGGCAGCCCTTCACCTCGGGGATCACGATCTTGCGCCGCCACTTGCCGATCTGCATGACCAGTGGCACGTCTTTCCCCGGGAAGAGGCGCGGGCCCTTCAGCACGAACTCGCCCTTCGTGTTCGTCAGCGCGGCCGCGAGCGGGTTCAAGACCTGCGAGTCGCACGTCTGCCCGGGGCAGAACCCGTCGGGCTTGGGCGCGGGCAGGCCCGTCTTGATCTCGGGCAAGTCGCCGCTCGGGACGAAGACCTGGATGTTGTAGAGCGGGTTCTTCCCCGCGGGGTCGTAGACTTTGCCGGTGATCCGCGTCTCGCTTCCCTCGGGGCAGTTGCCCGTGGTCGACGAGTCCGGGTCGATGAGGACCGGGCCGCCCTCCCCACCATTGTCGACCGTACTGCCGTCGGTGCCCGCGTCGTCCTCGAAGACGTTGTTGCGGACCGTGCTCGAGCACGCCGTCGCCGCGCCCACTGCGCCGAGCACCAGCGCGGCCACCACACCCAGCTTCATCTGCGTCATCGTTTCCGCCCTACCTCGCCCTTGGCTATGGCGCAGGAAGTGCGGGCTTTCAACACGAAACGACCCTGACCTCGCGAAAGGTGAGGGCCGTCTCACGTTTTGTGCGCGCCGTTTACTTCGGGGGCTCCGGCGGCTTGCTCTCGTCTTGGACGCAGGAGCTCAGGTCGAAGAACATGAACTCGAGCGCCGCGAGCTGCGCGTTGAGGCCCGGGCACGAGCGCGGGAGGTCCTCTCCGCCCGACCCGCCGCCCGCGGCGTGCACGTCGCTGATGACGAAGCGCCCACACTGCTGCGCCGGGGGCACGTCGATCGGCGTGTTGAACGAGATGTACTTCGCCGACGCGCCCGTACCGATCCACTCGAGCCCGCGCGCGGGCTGCCCGGCGGGCACGGGGGCAAGACCGCCCTGGTAGGTCGAAGGGTCGGAGAGCTGGATTTTCCCGGGTGTCGTCGACGCTCCGACGTTCACGAGCCAGTCGGCGAAGGCTTGGCCCTTCGGGAACGAGGTGTTCACCGGGTACGGGTTCGAGCCGGTGGAGCCGCCGCTCGAGCGCACCACGGCCTCGCCCCAGCCCGACTTGTAGGCCCACTGGGCGTGGTAGTGCGTCGCGAACACGCGGCCACCGAAGACCGTGGTGTAGTCGCGCATCGAGTTGAAGCTCGCGGGCTTGTTCGTCGCCTCGGGGGTGCCCTCGCACGAGAGCATCGCGATGTCGAACTTCTGCATTTTGTAGCCCTGATCCCACGTGTCGCGCACGTCGGGCACGGGCTGACCGTTCACGCGCGCCCCGCCACCGATGCCGCGGAACACGTGGATGTGCTTCGTCGGCGTCGAGTAGCCGGCCTCGAACTCGTCGTTGTCGATGCCGATGCCGGAGAGCAGGCACTCGAGGGCGTCGTAGTCGCCGAGCACCATCATGATCTGGGGCATGTCGCCTTCGCGGCCGTTCTTCGGGAGGCGCGAGTCGGCGACGGCGATTTTGTTCTCTTGGCAGGCCTTCACCTCGGGGATGACGATCTTGCGGCGCCACTTCCCGATTTGCATCACGAGCGGCACGTCTTTGCCCGCGAAGACCCTCGGGCCCTTGAGATCGAACTCGCCCTTCGTGTTCGTCAGGGTGGCCGCGAGCGGGTTTTGCACCTCCGAGTCGCACGTCTGCCCGGCGCAGATCGCGCCGCCGCCCGGAGGATCGGGCAGGCCGACCTTGATGGGAGGGAGCTCGCCGCCCGGGATGTAGACCTGGATGTTGTAGAGCGGGTTCTTGCCCGCGGGGTCGAACACCTTACCGGTGATGCGCGTCTCGGACCCCGCGGGGCACCCGGTCGTGGGCTCCGAGTCGGGATCGAGCAGGCTGGGCCCGTCGGTCGTGTTGCCGCCGGGCGTCGCGTCGGCGCCGCCATCCTCTTCGAACACGTTGTTGCGGACGGTGCTCGAGCACGCCCCCACCACGCCCACCGCGCTCGCGACCAAGACCGCGACGAGACCAAGCTTTGCATGCGTCATCGGAAGGTTCACCTCCCGATGGACATGACCCAGGCCGCGCTCCGGTTCAAGGTGAAACGCGCGGCGCCGGGCCGGCGGCCTCACCGCGAGGAGCCGCCGCCGAGCTCGAGCACGGTGACCTCGGGTCGGCACCCGAGCCTCGCGGGGACCTTCGCGAGCCCAAGACCGCGGGTCACGTAGAGCCGCCCACCGAACGGCCAGACGTGCTCGCCTCGCACGAACGGACGATCGCGCTGCGGCCCCGCGCAGAGCGACGTGAACGGGACGCACACCTGCCCCCCGTGCGTGTGCCCCACGAGACCGAGCGCCATCGGGGCCTCGGGGAGCGCGTGCCAGTCGTGAGCGAGCACGACGACGCGAGCGCCCGCGGGGACGGACGCGAACGCGGCGCGTGTGTCGGTGAGGCCGGCCTGGACGTCCTCGAGGCCCACGACCCAGAGCGCCCCGAGATCCACGGCCTCGTTCGCGAGCACGCGGTACCCGAAACCGCGCAGCACGTCGGAGACCGCGCCGCGCCGGGGCACGTCGTCCCCGTAGGGCTCCGAGTCGTGGTTGCCCATGACGGCGAGCACGCCACGCCGCGCGCGAAGCCCTCGGAGCCCCTCGAGCGCCTCGCGACGCTCCGGGGTGAGCTCGTATCCGGAAATGTAGTCTCCCGCGAGGAGGACCACTTCGGGCGACGCGTCGTTCGTGAGCGCTACGGCTCTCTCGATGTCGCTCCGGGACGCACGCCCGGCGTGGAAATCCGAGAGGAGGACCGCACGAAACGGCGCGTCGGTGACCTTCACCTCCACGTGCGTCACTTCGGGCCACGAAGGCTCGACGCGCTTCGACCACTCGACGAGCCCGAACACCGCGAAGGCCCCGAGCCCGAGCGCACGGCGCCGCGAGCGCGCTCCCGGGAGCCTACGCGGGACGTACGACGAGGCCGTCGCGGCGAGCCCGACGAGCCCCAGCGACCCCTCGAGCAGCGAGAGCGCCGAGTCGAGCTCCAACGCTCAGTTCGTGGCGAAGCACGCGATGCGGCCCGCGCCGTTCGCGTTCATGATCGCTTGCTGCGTGCATGCCACGGTGTGCGCCGCGTTCCAGCGATCGGTCGCGTTGGCCGACGTCGACGAGTCGGTGTGGCCGACCTGCGCGTTCTGGTTCCCCTGGTTCGACGTCCACCCGTTGCAGCTCGCGTTGGCTTGCGCCATGCCCTGCGCGTTCGAGCCGGTGAGGAGATCGTGCTGGGCCGCGGGAATGAGCGCGCCGGTCTCGTCGAGGATGTCCGCCGTCGGCAAGTCGGCCGCGTGCAGCGCCGTTACGTTCGCGGCGATCATCTTGCCCTTCTGATTGAACCAAGGGCCTGCGCCGATACGATCGCGCGCGTTCGTCCCGGTGATGCTCAAGTACGCGCGCCACGTCTTCGAGCCTGCGCCCACGGCCTGCGCGAGCTGCTGGCATTTTGCGTCGGCACCGGCGAGCCCGCCCAAGTTCCCGCCCATGGCGCCCGAGCCCGTGCTCGTCACGAAGAAGCTCAACGTGGAGCCCGCGTCGGGCCGAGACGCATCGGTCGGAGACGCGTCGACCCCCGCATCGGACGGAACGGCGGCGTCGGGAGGGGGCGTCGTGCCGGTCGACGTGGACGTGGGCGTCGTGGTGGTCGGCTGTGTGGTGGTCGTGGGCGACGTGCCCGAATCTGCCGACAGCTCGGTCTCGTCCGCGCCTCCGCAGGCGATGCCGAGCGAGATCCCACACCCGAGAACGACGACCCCAAGAACAGTTCTGGCGCGCATTTACCGGAGGGTAGCGCCATCTCGCGGGGGTTCACGAAATACCGCAGCCTTCGAACTTTTCCACCGCGACGCCCCTGGTCGGAGTACGGACCGGGGCATGCGTGATCCCCTCACCTGCGACGCCATCACCGCGACGTTCTCGCTCTTCCAGCGGGCGCGCGGGCACAGGTTCTCGTTCGACGATCGGGTCACGGCGTACGTGGCGGCGCGTGTCGGCCTCGCCTCGGGAGCACGCCGTGTGCTCGACCTCGGCACGGGGATAGGCTCCGTGCTCCACATGGTCGCAAGCTCGCTCGTTTCGGCGAGCTTCGTCGGCATCGAGGCACAAGAGACGAGCTTCACGCTGCTCGAAAAGAACCTCGCCCACAACGCCCTCGGCGCACGCGCACGAGCCATCTTCGGAGACCTGCGGACCGAGACGCCGAAGCTCGAGGCCGGCACCTTCGACCTCGTCACCGGGACGCCGCCCTACTTGCCCATCGGCACGGCGACGCCCTCCCCGGACGGCCAGAGGGCCGCGGCGCGCATCGAGCTCCGAGGTGGCATCGAGGCCTACCTCTCCGCAGCCGCACACGCCGTCAGCCCGACCGGGACCGTCGTGGTCTGCGCCGACGGCCGCACGCCCGAGCGCACGAGGGACGCCGCACGCGCCGCGGGGCTCGTCGTCCGAGAGGTGCTCCACGTGCTCGCGCGAGAGGCCAACACCACGCCGCTCTTCAGCGTATGGACGCTCGTGCCGGGGCAGCTCGGCGCCGAAACCGAGACCGAAGAGGCGCGCGCGTTGCGAGACACAGAGGGGAACCCCACTCCGTTCACCCATGAAATCGTTGCCTTTTTTGGGCTAGACGGCGGAGAGCGACACGCGGCTCCGATTCGCACGTGTCCCCCGTTTGGGTTTTGCCCCGCGCGCCTCGGCCTCGTAAGCTCAGCGCATGTCGCCGAAGACGTGGTTGCTTTTGGGGGGAGCGCTCGCGGGCGCCGTGTGGGCCGGGAACAGCATCGTGGGCTGCGTCGGGGACGATCCCGTGCCCGCGACCGACTCGGGCACCGGGAAACCGGACACCTCGACGCCGGTGAACCCGACCGGAAAGGCCGATGGCGAGACGTGCGCCACGACGACCGACTGCCGCTCGGGCCTCTGCGTCGACGGGGTGTGCTGCGAGAGCGCGTGCAACGGCAAATGCGAGGCGTGCAACCTGCCCGGCAAGCTCGGAAAGTGCGAGCCCGTGGCGGAGGGCGAAGATCCCGCGAACGACTGCGTGACCGTACCCCTCCCCGCCGCGGACGGCGGCGTGATCGACGACGACGCGGGCCCCGACGCGGGCGGTGGCCTGAACCTGCCCGAGGCGGGCGTCACGTCCGACGACAAGCTCTGCGCCGGCAAGTGCAACGGCAAGCGTGCGTGCGCCTTCCCCGACAAAACCAAGGCATGCGGCTCGACCTTCTGCAACTCGACGAGCGCGCAAGGGCGCACCTCGTGCGACGGCCAGGGGCACTGCCTCCTCGGCGTCGAAGCCTGTGATCCGTACGCGTGCCCGAACGGCGCTTCGAGCTGCAAGACCACCTGCACGTCGCCGAGCGACTGCGCGTCGACGCACTTCTGCGACGCCACCAACACGTGCAAAGCGAAGCTCGGCAACGGGGCGGTGTGCCAGAGCCCCGCCCAGTGCCAGAGCGGGAACTGCGTCGACGGAGTGTGCTGCAACGACGCGTGCCAGGGCGTCGGCGGCTCGTGCACGCAGGCCGGAAAGGTCGGCCAGTGCACCTGCGCGGCGTGCGCGACCGGCGCGTGCATGCTCTGGTACCGCGACGCCGACAACGACACCTTCGGCGACATGAACGGCACG
The DNA window shown above is from Myxococcales bacterium and carries:
- a CDS encoding metallophosphoesterase family protein — its product is MELDSALSLLEGSLGLVGLAATASSYVPRRLPGARSRRRALGLGAFAVFGLVEWSKRVEPSWPEVTHVEVKVTDAPFRAVLLSDFHAGRASRSDIERAVALTNDASPEVVLLAGDYISGYELTPERREALEGLRGLRARRGVLAVMGNHDSEPYGDDVPRRGAVSDVLRGFGYRVLANEAVDLGALWVVGLEDVQAGLTDTRAAFASVPAGARVVVLAHDWHALPEAPMALGLVGHTHGGQVCVPFTSLCAGPQRDRPFVRGEHVWPFGGRLYVTRGLGLAKVPARLGCRPEVTVLELGGGSSR
- a CDS encoding lectin, producing the protein MRARTVLGVVVLGCGISLGIACGGADETELSADSGTSPTTTTQPTTTTPTSTSTGTTPPPDAAVPSDAGVDASPTDASRPDAGSTLSFFVTSTGSGAMGGNLGGLAGADAKCQQLAQAVGAGSKTWRAYLSITGTNARDRIGAGPWFNQKGKMIAANVTALHAADLPTADILDETGALIPAAQHDLLTGSNAQGMAQANASCNGWTSNQGNQNAQVGHTDSSTSANATDRWNAAHTVACTQQAIMNANGAGRIACFATN